The following proteins come from a genomic window of Populus alba chromosome 12, ASM523922v2, whole genome shotgun sequence:
- the LOC118044335 gene encoding uncharacterized protein isoform X1 — translation MGRKKPAARDEENAPAGGGGKSKKKGLMIDDDEYSVGTELSEETQVQEEKVVITGKKKGKKGNQKNFKEEKGDGEEEEVPEVVFAGKKKSKGKKSGAGGNAGFSSSNFALLGGDEDDDGNDDDDERSELTGEKDSEEEDEPVASLKGKTKGKGSGGGGSLFSASAFDAIDEGEIDGEVVDKEEDDDDNGVPVIEFTGKKKKSAKGGKKDAGSVFLAASFDGLDENEDDGKKDEDEDFGAITFSGKKKSSKSSKKSGNNKFSAALLDDENDEEASVSESVKTSDDVIGVEDEDESVVAFTGKKKKSSKKKGASNHVFSALGGEDEREVAEMVEPEEPNIVEANDSKVTKSEAVAETSKNKKKKKGKSGRTAQEEDDLDKILAELGGGASTLKPSEPPPQEEKLNVQPEPVAVPDALVEKEGEEEKEESAAAKKKKKKKEKEKEKKVAAAAATAAKEEKLVEAKAETSEPKKTDAKGKAAEKKLPKHVREMQEALARRKETEERKAREEEEKRRKEEEERLRQEELERQAEEARRRKKEREKEKLLKKKQEGKLLTGKQKEEQRRLEAMRNQILANAGITVPTADRDNAPTKRPRYQTKKSKPAHHQANGIKIEDHVEAKGKEQEEQEEVHEVETVELDKAEPVEEEKTEVASVPEENGMEEDDDDEEWDAKSWDDVNLNVKGAFDDEEDSEPEPVLKKETKSSVPASRGAAPPSDAKPAIAVRKPVTSHPMDSSDVENKKIQTEVEVSDKNRKKDAAVKNKGAVSEAIPKQGEENLRSPICCIMGHVDTGKTKLLDCIRGTNVQEGEAGGITQQIGATYFPAENIRERTKELKADAKLNVPGLLVIDTPGHESFTNLRSRGSGLCDIAILVVDIMHGLEPQTIESLNLLRMRNTEFIVALNKVDRLYAWKAQRNAPIRKALKQQSKDVQNEFDRRLIEVITQFKEQGLNTELYYKNKDMGETFNIVPTSAITGEGIPDLLLLLIQWSQKTMIEKLTFRNEVQCTVLEVKVIEGHGTTIDVVLVNGVLHEGDQIVVCGLQGPIVTTIRALLTPHPMKELRVKGTYLHHKEIKAAQGIKITGQGLEHAIAGTGLYVVGRDDDVEDVKESAMEDMKSVMSRIDKSGEGVYVQASTLGSLEALLEFLKSPAVSIPVSGIGIGPVHKKDVMKSSVMLEKKKEYATILAFDVKVTPEARELADELGVKIFIADIIYHLFDQFKAYIQNLKEEKKKEAADEAVFPCVLEIIPECIFNKKDPIILGVDVLEGILKVGTPLCVPQKDYIDIGRIASIEFNKKSVDYAKKGQKVAIKIVGTNAEEQQKMHGRHFDNEDQLVSHITRRSIDILKVNYRDDLSIEDWRLVVKLKTLFKIQ, via the exons ATGGGTAGAAAGAAGCCAGCCGCGCGTGATGAGGAGAACGCTCCTGCGGGTGGTGGAGGGAAGTCGAAGAAGAAGGGGTTGAtgattgatgatgatgagtATTCGGTTGGGACCGAGTTGTCGGAGGAGACGCAGGTTCAGGAGGAGAAAGTTGTGATTACTGGGAAGAAGAAGGGTAAGAAGGGAAATCAGAAGAATTTTAAGGAAGAGAAGGGGGATGGTGAGGAGGAGGAAGTGCCGGAGGTTGTGTTTGCTGGGAAAAAGAAGTCGAAAGGGAAGAAGAGTGGTGCTGGTGGGAATGCTGGTTTTTCATCGTCCAATTTTGCCTTATTGGGAGGTGATGAGGATGACGATGGgaatgacgacgacgacgagaGATCGGAGTTGACTGGCGAGAAAGATAGTGAGGAGGAGGATGAGCCTGTGGCAAGTCTTAAAGGGAAGACAAAGGGTAAGgggagtggtggtggtggtagttTGTTTAGTGCATCGGCTTTTGATGCTATTGACGAAGGTGAGATTGATGGAGAGGTGGTGGATAAAGAAGAGGATGATGATGACAATGGCGTGCCTGTTATTGAATTTacaggaaagaagaagaagtcggCAAAGGGTGGTAAGAAGGATGCTGGGAGTGTGTTTTTGGCAGCGAGTTTCGATGGGTTAGATGAGAATGAGGATGACGGGAAGAAAGATGAGGATGAGGATTTTGGTGCGATTACTTTCTCTGGTAAGAAGAAGTCTTCCAAGTCTAGCAAAAAGAGTggtaataataaatttagtgCGGCATTGCTTGATGATGAGAATGATGAAGAGGCTTCTGTGTCCGAATCAGTGAAAACCAGTGATGATGTGATTGGCGTTGAGGATGAAGATGAGTCGGTGGTTGCATTTACTggcaagaagaagaagtcttCTAAGAAGAAGGGGGCTagtaatcatgttttttctgcATTGGGTGGAGAGGATGAGAGAGAAGTTGCTGAGATGGTTGAACCAGAAGAACCTAATATTGTCGAAGCTAATGATAGTAAGGTTACTAAGAGTGAAGCGGTGGCAGAGACTtcaaagaataagaagaagaagaagggtaaGAGTGGAAGGACTGCTCAAGAAGAGGATGATTTGGATAAGATTCTTGCGGAGCTAGGTGGGGGGGCATCTACTTTGAAACCTTCTGAACCACCTCCACAAGAGGAGAAACTTAATGTTCAGCCTGAACCAGTTGCAGTGCCAGATGCTCTGGTCGAGAAGGAGggtgaagaagagaaagaagagtcTGCTGctgcaaagaagaagaagaagaagaaagagaaggagaaagagaagaaggTAGCTGCTGCCGCTGCCACAGCGGCAAAGGAAGAAAAACTGGTAGAAGCAAAAGCTGAAACAAGTGAGCCCAAAAAGACAGATGCAAAGGGGAAAGCTGCTGAAAAGAAGCTTCCTAAGCATGTTAGAGAGATGCAAGAGGCACTTGCTAGGAGAAAAGAAACGGAGGAGAGAAAAGCAAGGGAGGAAGAGGAGAAGAGGAGGaaggaagaagaggaaagacTAAGGCAAGAAGAACTTGAGAGGCAAGCAGAAGAGGCTAGGCGTAGGAAGAAGGAAAGGGAAAAGGAGAAACTCTTGAAGAAGAAACAGGAAGGCAAGCTTCTAACAGGGAAGCAGAAGGAAGAACAACGGCGGCTAGAGGCTATGCGGAATCAAATACTTGCTAATGCAGGCATCACTGTCCCTACTGCAGACAGAGATAATGCACCTACAAAACGGCCCAGGTACCAGACTAAGAAGTCAAAACCAGCTCACCATCAAGCAAATGGTATCAAGATAGAGGATCATGTAGAAGCTAAAGGAAAAGAGCAAGAGGAGCAGGAAGAAGTGCATGAGGTGGAAACCGTAGAATTAGATAAGGCTGAACCAGTGGAGGAAGAGAAAACAGAAGTTGCTAGTGTACCTGAGGAGAATGGAATGGAGGAAGATGACGATGACGAGGAATGGGATGCAAAGAGCTGGGATGATGTAAATCTTAATGTTAAGGGTGCATTTGATGATGAGGAGGATTCTGAGCCTGAACCTGTCTTGAAGAAGGAAACAAAGAGTTCTGTTCCAGCTTCTCGAGGTGCAG CCCCTCCTTCAGATGCCAAGCCTGCAATTGCAGTCAGAAAACCTGTTACATCACATCCAATGGATTCTAGTGAtgttgaaaataagaaaattcagaCTGAGGTTGAAGTTTCTGACAAAAACAGGAAGAAAGACGCTGCAGTGAAAAATAAAGGAGCAGTTTCAGAAGCCATCCCTAAACAGGGTGAAGAGAACCTGCGCTCTCCAATTTGCTGTATTATGGGCCATGTTGATACTGGTAAAACCAAGCTGTTGGATTGTATACGAGGCACCAATGTGCAAGAAGGTGAGGCTGGGGGTATCACGCAACAGATTGGTGCAACATACTTTCCTGCTGAGAACATACGGGAAAGAACAAAGGAATTGAAAGCTGATGCAAAATTAAATGTCCCTGGTCTGTTGGTTATTGATACCCCTGGCCATGAATCTTTTACTAATCTACGGTCACGCGGTTCAGGTTTATGTGACATTGCTATTCTGGTTGTTGACATAATGCATGGCTTGGAGCCGCAAACCATAGAATCACTCAATCTTTTGAGGATGAGGAATACAGAATTTATTGTTGCATTAAAtaag GTGGACAGACTCTATGCATGGAAAGCACAACGTAATGCACCTATTAGAAAGGCATTGAAGCAGCAATCAAAAGATGTGCAAAATGAATTTGACAGGAGGCTCATAGAG GTCATAACTCAGTTCAAGGAGCAAGGATTAAATACTGAATTGTACTATAAAAACAAGGACATGGGAGAAACTTTTAATATCGTACCGACAAGTGCAATTAC TGGAGAAGGCATTCCTGATTTGTTACTGCTACTGATCCAATGGTCTCAGAAAACTATGATTGAGAAACTCACATTCAGAAATGAAGTGCAG TGTACGGTATTGGAGGTTAAGGTAATTGAAGGCCATGGAACAACAATTGATGTTGTGTTGGTTAATGGTGTGCTCCATGAAGGCGATCAAATCGTGGTGTGCGGCTTACAG gGTCCCATTGTTACCACAATTCGGGCTTTGCTGACACCCCACCCGATGAAGGAACTCCGAGTTAAG gggACATATCTTCACCATAAAGAAATCAAGGCTGCACAGGGTATCAAGATCACTGGGCAG GGCCTTGAACATGCTATTGCTGGAACTGGTTTATATGTGGTTGGGCGTGATGATGATGTGGAAGATGTCAAGGAATCCGCAATGGAAGACATGAAGTCAGTAATGAGTCGGATTGATAAAAGTGGCGAGGGAGTTTACGTACAAGCATCTACCCTTGGGTCACTGGAAGCGTTGCTGGAGTTCTTGAAGTCACCGGCAGTAAGCATTCCTGTTAGCGGTATAGGCATTGGCCCAGTACATAAAAAGGATGTCATGAAGTCCAGTGTAATGCTTGAGAAGAAAAAGGAGTATGCCACCATTTTGGCATTTGATGTTAAAGTGACACCTGAGGCTCGGGAACTTGCAGATGAATTAGGAGTAAAGATTTTCATCGCCGATATCATTTATCACTTATTTGATCAATTCAAGGCTTACATTCAGAATCTGAAGgaggaaaagaagaaggaagctGCTGATGAAGCTGTTTTCCCATGTGTTCTTGAGATAATACCAGAGTGCATTTTCAACAAGAAAGATCCTATCATCTTGGGGGTTGATGTTCTTGAGGGCATACTCAAG GTTGGGACACCACTTTGTGTTCCACAAAAAGATTACATTGACATTGGCCGAATTGCTTCCATTGAGTTCAACAAAAAATCAGTGGATTATGCAAAGAAAGGCCAGAAGGTGGCCATTAAG ATTGTGGGAACCAATGCGGAGGAGCAGCAAAAAATGCATGGCAGGCATTTTGACAACGAAGATCAACTAGTCAGCCACATTACAAGAAGGTCAATTGATATTCTTAAAGTTAATTACCGG GACGATCTGTCAATTGAAGATTGGAGGCTGGTTGTTAAATTGAAGACCCTTTTTAAGATACAGTAA
- the LOC118044335 gene encoding uncharacterized protein isoform X2: protein MGRKKPAARDEENAPAGGGGKSKKKGLMIDDDEYSVGTELSEETQVQEEKVVITGKKKGKKGNQKNFKEEKGDGEEEEVPEVVFAGKKKSKGKKSGAGGNAGFSSSNFALLGGDEDDDGNDDDDERSELTGEKDSEEEDEPVASLKGKTKGKGSGGGGSLFSASAFDAIDEGEIDGEVVDKEEDDDDNGVPVIEFTGKKKKSAKGGKKDAGSVFLAASFDGLDENEDDGKKDEDEDFGAITFSGKKKSSKSSKKSGNNKFSAALLDDENDEEASVSESVKTSDDVIGVEDEDESVVAFTGKKKKSSKKKGASNHVFSALGGEDEREVAEMVEPEEPNIVEANDSKVTKSEAVAETSKNKKKKKGKSGRTAQEEDDLDKILAELGGGASTLKPSEPPPQEEKLNVQPEPVAVPDALVEKEGEEEKEESAAAKKKKKKKEKEKEKKVAAAAATAAKEEKLVEAKAETSEPKKTDAKGKAAEKKLPKHVREMQEALARRKETEERKAREEEEKRRKEEEERLRQEELERQAEEARRRKKEREKEKLLKKKQEGKLLTGKQKEEQRRLEAMRNQILANAGITVPTADRDNAPTKRPRYQTKKSKPAHHQANGIKIEDHVEAKGKEQEEQEEVHEVETVELDKAEPVEEEKTEVASVPEENGMEEDDDDEEWDAKSWDDVNLNVKGAFDDEEDSEPEPVLKKETKSSVPASRGADAKPAIAVRKPVTSHPMDSSDVENKKIQTEVEVSDKNRKKDAAVKNKGAVSEAIPKQGEENLRSPICCIMGHVDTGKTKLLDCIRGTNVQEGEAGGITQQIGATYFPAENIRERTKELKADAKLNVPGLLVIDTPGHESFTNLRSRGSGLCDIAILVVDIMHGLEPQTIESLNLLRMRNTEFIVALNKVDRLYAWKAQRNAPIRKALKQQSKDVQNEFDRRLIEVITQFKEQGLNTELYYKNKDMGETFNIVPTSAITGEGIPDLLLLLIQWSQKTMIEKLTFRNEVQCTVLEVKVIEGHGTTIDVVLVNGVLHEGDQIVVCGLQGPIVTTIRALLTPHPMKELRVKGTYLHHKEIKAAQGIKITGQGLEHAIAGTGLYVVGRDDDVEDVKESAMEDMKSVMSRIDKSGEGVYVQASTLGSLEALLEFLKSPAVSIPVSGIGIGPVHKKDVMKSSVMLEKKKEYATILAFDVKVTPEARELADELGVKIFIADIIYHLFDQFKAYIQNLKEEKKKEAADEAVFPCVLEIIPECIFNKKDPIILGVDVLEGILKVGTPLCVPQKDYIDIGRIASIEFNKKSVDYAKKGQKVAIKIVGTNAEEQQKMHGRHFDNEDQLVSHITRRSIDILKVNYRDDLSIEDWRLVVKLKTLFKIQ from the exons ATGGGTAGAAAGAAGCCAGCCGCGCGTGATGAGGAGAACGCTCCTGCGGGTGGTGGAGGGAAGTCGAAGAAGAAGGGGTTGAtgattgatgatgatgagtATTCGGTTGGGACCGAGTTGTCGGAGGAGACGCAGGTTCAGGAGGAGAAAGTTGTGATTACTGGGAAGAAGAAGGGTAAGAAGGGAAATCAGAAGAATTTTAAGGAAGAGAAGGGGGATGGTGAGGAGGAGGAAGTGCCGGAGGTTGTGTTTGCTGGGAAAAAGAAGTCGAAAGGGAAGAAGAGTGGTGCTGGTGGGAATGCTGGTTTTTCATCGTCCAATTTTGCCTTATTGGGAGGTGATGAGGATGACGATGGgaatgacgacgacgacgagaGATCGGAGTTGACTGGCGAGAAAGATAGTGAGGAGGAGGATGAGCCTGTGGCAAGTCTTAAAGGGAAGACAAAGGGTAAGgggagtggtggtggtggtagttTGTTTAGTGCATCGGCTTTTGATGCTATTGACGAAGGTGAGATTGATGGAGAGGTGGTGGATAAAGAAGAGGATGATGATGACAATGGCGTGCCTGTTATTGAATTTacaggaaagaagaagaagtcggCAAAGGGTGGTAAGAAGGATGCTGGGAGTGTGTTTTTGGCAGCGAGTTTCGATGGGTTAGATGAGAATGAGGATGACGGGAAGAAAGATGAGGATGAGGATTTTGGTGCGATTACTTTCTCTGGTAAGAAGAAGTCTTCCAAGTCTAGCAAAAAGAGTggtaataataaatttagtgCGGCATTGCTTGATGATGAGAATGATGAAGAGGCTTCTGTGTCCGAATCAGTGAAAACCAGTGATGATGTGATTGGCGTTGAGGATGAAGATGAGTCGGTGGTTGCATTTACTggcaagaagaagaagtcttCTAAGAAGAAGGGGGCTagtaatcatgttttttctgcATTGGGTGGAGAGGATGAGAGAGAAGTTGCTGAGATGGTTGAACCAGAAGAACCTAATATTGTCGAAGCTAATGATAGTAAGGTTACTAAGAGTGAAGCGGTGGCAGAGACTtcaaagaataagaagaagaagaagggtaaGAGTGGAAGGACTGCTCAAGAAGAGGATGATTTGGATAAGATTCTTGCGGAGCTAGGTGGGGGGGCATCTACTTTGAAACCTTCTGAACCACCTCCACAAGAGGAGAAACTTAATGTTCAGCCTGAACCAGTTGCAGTGCCAGATGCTCTGGTCGAGAAGGAGggtgaagaagagaaagaagagtcTGCTGctgcaaagaagaagaagaagaagaaagagaaggagaaagagaagaaggTAGCTGCTGCCGCTGCCACAGCGGCAAAGGAAGAAAAACTGGTAGAAGCAAAAGCTGAAACAAGTGAGCCCAAAAAGACAGATGCAAAGGGGAAAGCTGCTGAAAAGAAGCTTCCTAAGCATGTTAGAGAGATGCAAGAGGCACTTGCTAGGAGAAAAGAAACGGAGGAGAGAAAAGCAAGGGAGGAAGAGGAGAAGAGGAGGaaggaagaagaggaaagacTAAGGCAAGAAGAACTTGAGAGGCAAGCAGAAGAGGCTAGGCGTAGGAAGAAGGAAAGGGAAAAGGAGAAACTCTTGAAGAAGAAACAGGAAGGCAAGCTTCTAACAGGGAAGCAGAAGGAAGAACAACGGCGGCTAGAGGCTATGCGGAATCAAATACTTGCTAATGCAGGCATCACTGTCCCTACTGCAGACAGAGATAATGCACCTACAAAACGGCCCAGGTACCAGACTAAGAAGTCAAAACCAGCTCACCATCAAGCAAATGGTATCAAGATAGAGGATCATGTAGAAGCTAAAGGAAAAGAGCAAGAGGAGCAGGAAGAAGTGCATGAGGTGGAAACCGTAGAATTAGATAAGGCTGAACCAGTGGAGGAAGAGAAAACAGAAGTTGCTAGTGTACCTGAGGAGAATGGAATGGAGGAAGATGACGATGACGAGGAATGGGATGCAAAGAGCTGGGATGATGTAAATCTTAATGTTAAGGGTGCATTTGATGATGAGGAGGATTCTGAGCCTGAACCTGTCTTGAAGAAGGAAACAAAGAGTTCTGTTCCAGCTTCTCGAGGTGCAG ATGCCAAGCCTGCAATTGCAGTCAGAAAACCTGTTACATCACATCCAATGGATTCTAGTGAtgttgaaaataagaaaattcagaCTGAGGTTGAAGTTTCTGACAAAAACAGGAAGAAAGACGCTGCAGTGAAAAATAAAGGAGCAGTTTCAGAAGCCATCCCTAAACAGGGTGAAGAGAACCTGCGCTCTCCAATTTGCTGTATTATGGGCCATGTTGATACTGGTAAAACCAAGCTGTTGGATTGTATACGAGGCACCAATGTGCAAGAAGGTGAGGCTGGGGGTATCACGCAACAGATTGGTGCAACATACTTTCCTGCTGAGAACATACGGGAAAGAACAAAGGAATTGAAAGCTGATGCAAAATTAAATGTCCCTGGTCTGTTGGTTATTGATACCCCTGGCCATGAATCTTTTACTAATCTACGGTCACGCGGTTCAGGTTTATGTGACATTGCTATTCTGGTTGTTGACATAATGCATGGCTTGGAGCCGCAAACCATAGAATCACTCAATCTTTTGAGGATGAGGAATACAGAATTTATTGTTGCATTAAAtaag GTGGACAGACTCTATGCATGGAAAGCACAACGTAATGCACCTATTAGAAAGGCATTGAAGCAGCAATCAAAAGATGTGCAAAATGAATTTGACAGGAGGCTCATAGAG GTCATAACTCAGTTCAAGGAGCAAGGATTAAATACTGAATTGTACTATAAAAACAAGGACATGGGAGAAACTTTTAATATCGTACCGACAAGTGCAATTAC TGGAGAAGGCATTCCTGATTTGTTACTGCTACTGATCCAATGGTCTCAGAAAACTATGATTGAGAAACTCACATTCAGAAATGAAGTGCAG TGTACGGTATTGGAGGTTAAGGTAATTGAAGGCCATGGAACAACAATTGATGTTGTGTTGGTTAATGGTGTGCTCCATGAAGGCGATCAAATCGTGGTGTGCGGCTTACAG gGTCCCATTGTTACCACAATTCGGGCTTTGCTGACACCCCACCCGATGAAGGAACTCCGAGTTAAG gggACATATCTTCACCATAAAGAAATCAAGGCTGCACAGGGTATCAAGATCACTGGGCAG GGCCTTGAACATGCTATTGCTGGAACTGGTTTATATGTGGTTGGGCGTGATGATGATGTGGAAGATGTCAAGGAATCCGCAATGGAAGACATGAAGTCAGTAATGAGTCGGATTGATAAAAGTGGCGAGGGAGTTTACGTACAAGCATCTACCCTTGGGTCACTGGAAGCGTTGCTGGAGTTCTTGAAGTCACCGGCAGTAAGCATTCCTGTTAGCGGTATAGGCATTGGCCCAGTACATAAAAAGGATGTCATGAAGTCCAGTGTAATGCTTGAGAAGAAAAAGGAGTATGCCACCATTTTGGCATTTGATGTTAAAGTGACACCTGAGGCTCGGGAACTTGCAGATGAATTAGGAGTAAAGATTTTCATCGCCGATATCATTTATCACTTATTTGATCAATTCAAGGCTTACATTCAGAATCTGAAGgaggaaaagaagaaggaagctGCTGATGAAGCTGTTTTCCCATGTGTTCTTGAGATAATACCAGAGTGCATTTTCAACAAGAAAGATCCTATCATCTTGGGGGTTGATGTTCTTGAGGGCATACTCAAG GTTGGGACACCACTTTGTGTTCCACAAAAAGATTACATTGACATTGGCCGAATTGCTTCCATTGAGTTCAACAAAAAATCAGTGGATTATGCAAAGAAAGGCCAGAAGGTGGCCATTAAG ATTGTGGGAACCAATGCGGAGGAGCAGCAAAAAATGCATGGCAGGCATTTTGACAACGAAGATCAACTAGTCAGCCACATTACAAGAAGGTCAATTGATATTCTTAAAGTTAATTACCGG GACGATCTGTCAATTGAAGATTGGAGGCTGGTTGTTAAATTGAAGACCCTTTTTAAGATACAGTAA